A single window of Vigna unguiculata cultivar IT97K-499-35 chromosome 1, ASM411807v1, whole genome shotgun sequence DNA harbors:
- the LOC114174810 gene encoding cytochrome P450 76A2-like translates to MALTSYLSLFLLPLLSILFIFLHRRKTDARNRRLPPGPQGWPIFGNMFQLGDLPHRTLTELRAKHGPVVWLQIGAMNSMAILSADAATVFFKHHDHAFADRTIIETMRVHNYHKSSLAIAPYGPYWRLMRRLVTVDMLVAKRINESAPVRRKCVNDMITWLSKEAGKLEEGGGVHVARFVFLMTFNLLGNLMLSRDLLDPDLEDGSEFFTAMMGLMEWSGHANVADMFPWLRWLDPQGLRRKMDRDMEKALEIASKFVKQRLEEHHSDKKTRDFFDVLIDFQNSNSEEGVKISDKDLNIFILEIFLAGSETTSSTIEWTMMELMRNPECLQKVKSELDRVVGRGREVEESDIDNLPYLQAVIKETFRLHPPIPFLVPRKATMDTEFMGYHVPKDTQVLVNAWAIGRDPDVWEQPLDFKPQRFVDDCKNIDFKGNHFGLIPFGSGRRMCAGVPLAHRILHLVLGSLLHRFDWELQSHVTPSTMDTRERLGITMRKLQPLLLVPKLIPSSSSIIND, encoded by the exons ATGGCGTTGACTTCATATCTTTCACTCTTTCTCCTCCCACTCCTCTCTATTCTGTTTATCTTCCTCCACCGCCGCAAAACCGATGCCAGAAACCGCCGTCTTCCGCCGGGACCACAGGGATGGCCCATATTTGGAAACATGTTTCAGCTCGGAGACTTGCCTCACCGCACCCTCACCGAACTAAGGGCCAAACACGGCCCAGTCGTGTGGCTCCAAATCGGAGCCATGAACAGCATGGCTATTCTCTCAGCCGACGCCGCCACCGTGTTCTTCAAGCATCACGACCACGCCTTCGCAGACCGCACCATAATCGAAACCATGCGCGTTCACAACTACCACAAATCCTCCTTGGCCATAGCCCCTTACGGCCCCTACTGGCGCCTCATGCGGCGCCTCGTCACCGTGGACATGCTGGTGGCGAAACGCATAAACGAAAGCGCTCCGGTGCGGCGGAAGTGCGTGAACGACATGATAACATGGTTGAGCAAAGAGGCTGGGAAGTTGGAAGAGGGTGGCGGAGTCCACGTGGCGCGGTTCGTGTTCCTGATGACGTTCAACCTGCTAGGGAACCTGATGCTGTCGCGGGACCTGTTGGACCCTGACTTGGAAGACGGGTCGGAGTTTTTCACTGCGATGATGGGTTTGATGGAGTGGTCAGGGCACGCAAACGTCGCTGACATGTTCCCGTGGCTGAGGTGGCTGGACCCGCAGGGTTTGAGGAGGAAGATGGATCGAGACATGGAAAAAGCTCTGGAAATCGCGTCGAAGTTCGTGAAACAACGTTTGGAAGAGCATCACTCTGATAAGAAGACAAGGGACTTTTTTGATGTGTTGATCGACTTTCAAAACAGCAACAGTGAAGAAGGAGTCAAAATTTCAGACAAGGACCTCAACATTTTCATTTTG GAAATATTCTTGGCTGGGTCAGAGACAACAAGCAGCACAATTGAATGGACGATGATGGAGCTTATGCGCAACCCGGAGTGTCTGCAGAAGGTGAAAAGCGAGCTCGATAGGGTTGTTGGGCGTGGAAGAGAAGTTGAAGAGAGCGACATAGACAACCTTCCCTACTTACAAGCCGTGATTAAGGAAACATTTCGATTGCACCCTCCCATTCCGTTCCTTGTTCCTCGGAAGGCCACCATGGACACAGAGTTCATGGGATACCACGTTCCCAAAGACACCCAGGTTTTGGTGAATGCTTGGGCCATTGGGAGAGATCCCGATGTCTGGGAGCAACCCCTTGATTTCAAGCCCCAACGCTTTGTGGATGATTGCAAGAACATTGATTTCAAAGGAAATCATTTTGGGTTGATTCCTTTTGGAAGTGGACGAAGAATGTGTGCAGGTGTGCCCCTAGCGCACAGAATTCTTCATCTTGTGCTGGGATCGTTGCTTCACCGATTCGACTGGGAACTTCAGAGTCATGTCACACCCTCCACCATGGATACCAGAGAAAGGCTCGGTATCACCATGCGAAAGCTTCAACCTTTGCTTCTTGTGCCTAAATTAatcccttcttcctcttccattattaatgattaa
- the LOC114196249 gene encoding uncharacterized protein LOC114196249 has translation MGGETVNGSWFSSLWPVSRKSASSDNKAVVGILALEVTGLMLKVVNLWQSLSDREVLSLREGIVNSVGVKMVVSDNDDYLMELAMNEILHNFQSLARSVARLGKKCVDPVYHRFEHFVHNPVQNYFNWSGWEYRWKKMERKVKKMEKFIAAATQFCEEVEVLAEVEQTFRRMQANPELHRVKLLEFQKKVMLQRQEVRNLRDMSPWNRSYDYVVRLLARSLFTILERIVLVFANKHPPTVQPHNDSLHMNSNNLLRSHSFSVMHSSVYPSENDLYGLNSYSGFLVGKGKRTKKQQKKEELVFFRKNTHSETKHLGHIMGFKGCMSAANDSPVVRSCMQTNGGSMRLTDCHLKSVDKMRTVNESSLPNRVRIYSKLSTNNLLKPASKSLGDAALALHYANMIVLIERMVTSPHLVDLATRDDLYSMLPTTVRTSLRAKLKSHVKGKSSSNHHDANLAAEWSLLLAQMLEWLAPLAHNMISWHSVRNFEKEHSIFNANVLLVQTLYFANQARTEAAIVDLLVGLNYVCRIDTKVGTRDTLDCASTRTFNGVRLRKNGMYNEIL, from the coding sequence ATGGGGGGTGAAACGGTGAACGGGTCATGGTTCAGTTCTTTGTGGCCAGTCTCTCGGAAGAGTGCATCATCGGATAACAAGGCAGTGGTGGGAATTTTGGCATTGGAAGTTACAGGGTTGATGTTGAAGGTGGTTAATTTATGGCAGTCTTTGAGTGATAGGGAGGTATTGAGTTTGAGGGAAGGGATTGTGAATTCAGTTGGAGTGAAAATGGTGGTGTCTGACAATGATGATTACTTGATGGAACTTGCGATGAATGAGATACTTCATAACTTTCAATCTCTTGCACGTTCGGTGGCTAGGTTGGGTAAGAAATGCGTGGATCCAGTTTATCATCGTTTTGAACATTTTGTTCATAACCCAGttcaaaattatttcaattggtCTGGGTGGGAGTATAGGTGGAAAAAGATGGAGAGGAAAGtgaagaaaatggaaaaatttATTGCTGCTGCGACACAGTTTTGCGAAGAGGTTGAGGTGCTAGCAGAGGTTGAACAGACTTTCAGGAGAATGCAGGCGAATCCGGAATTGCATCGGGTGAAACTGCTTGAGTTTCAGAAGAAGGTTATGTTGCAGCGGCAGGAAGTGAGAAATCTCAGAGACATGTCTCCATGGAATAGAAGCTATGATTATGTTGTCCGGTTGTTGGCGAGATCACTATTTACGATCCTGGAGAGGATCGTACTTGTCTTTGCAAATAAACACCCACCAACTGTACAACCACATAATGATTCTCTGCATATGAACTCTAACAATCTTCTGCGAAGCCATTCCTTTTCTGTTATGCATTCGTCTGTTTATCCTTCAGAGAATGATCTCTACGGATTGAATTCATACTCGGGCTTTTTAGTAGGCAAGGGGAAAAGAACGAAGAAACAGCAGAAGAAAGAAGAACTTGTATTCTTCAGAAAGAACACACATTCAGAAACCAAGCACTTGGGACATATTATGGGATTCAAAGGTTGTATGTCTGCTGCAAACGATTCTCCTGTCGTACGGAGCTGTATGCAGACAAATGGTGGCTCCATGAGGTTGACTGATTGTCATTTGAAATCTGTTGATAAAATGAGAACAGTGAATGAGTCATCTCTCCCCAACAGAGTTAgaatatattctaaattatccACCAATAACCTGTTAAAGCCTGCTTCCAAATCCCTTGGTGATGCAGCTCTTGCTCTGCATTATGCCAACATGATTGTATTGATTGAGAGGATGGTGACATCACCGCACCTGGTTGATCTTGCCACAAGAGATGATCTATACAGTATGCTTCCAACTACTGTAAGAACTTCTCTAAGGGCAAAGCTTAAAAGCCATGTAAAAGGTAAATCTTCCTCCAATCATCATGATGCAAACCTTGCTGCAGAATGGAGTCTGCTACTTGCACAGATGTTGGAATGGTTGGCTCCACTGGCACATAACATGATAAGCTGGCATTCTGTGAGAAATTTTGAGAAGGAGCACTCAATTTTTAACGCAAATGTTTTACTTGTTCAAACTCTTTACTTTGCAAACCAGGCAAGAACCGAGGCTGCAATAGTTGATCTTCTTGTTGGTCTCAATTATGTGTGCAGAATTGATACAAAAGTTGGCACAAGAGATACACTAGATTGTGCTAGCACTAGAACTTTTAATGGTGTTCGTTTAAGAAAGAATGGAATGTACAATGAAATTTTATAG
- the LOC114178230 gene encoding uncharacterized protein LOC114178230 — protein MKPIDDKQEKVTIRAVSRDEEGRKRVEKREVNTHNVDTLKYVEKKLINKGVQRQDRHPADGIGIGRPPPKSGHGGKFTWEGPSDMAENELMAAPAAIDEGDPNYEDGEEKGEEVAELVVGEVEVAKVGQEHDGVARVDIDPRLKVN, from the coding sequence atgAAGCCAATTGACGATAAACAAGAGAAGGTGACGATCAGAGCGGTGAGCCGCGACGAGGAAGGAAGAAAGAGGGTGGAGAAGAGAGAGGTCAACACTCACAACGTCGACACCCTAAAGTACGTCGAGAAGAAGCTCATCAACAAGGGTGTCCAGCGCCAGGACCGCCACCCTGCCGACGGCATCGGCATCGGACGACCGCCTCCAAAGTCCGGCCACGGCGGCAAGTTCACTTGGGAGGGCCCCTCTGATATGGCGGAGAACGAGCTCATGGCGGCGCCCGCGGCCATCGACGAGGGGGACCCGAACTACGAGGATGGCGAAGAGAAGGGAGAGGAGGTGGCGGAGTTAGTTGTTGGAGAGGTTGAAGTGGCCAAGGTTGGTCAAGAACACGACGGAGTTGCTAGGGTTGACATTGATCCTCGCCTGAAAGTTAACTAA